One segment of Streptomyces sp. TG1A-8 DNA contains the following:
- a CDS encoding transcriptional regulator: MITVATPPPLPVRDKATAGDRTAGALSPMLGRLAEERATGVLVREHGTLYLARGRVVHAESPHAPGLDVLLTAHGTLAATAWQRAARRASDVPGTVRLLLDAGLLPAGALELCHLDALYDAGFFALAPSGVPGRFHYDGVPDPGPLPPVPVVALERETLRRRLLLHRLWPDPATDSAPLVRADPAAPVPVPPRRRAVLDRVDGVRTAPEIARDLGRQAFHTLVDVRRLAAAGLLAPVPAASGPPPPAVPAPPLTVTDPDVTLLKRLRDALEAL; this comes from the coding sequence ATGATCACGGTGGCCACCCCTCCCCCGCTGCCCGTGCGGGACAAGGCCACCGCGGGCGACCGGACCGCCGGCGCCCTGTCGCCGATGCTCGGCCGGCTCGCCGAGGAGCGGGCCACCGGCGTCCTCGTCCGCGAGCACGGCACCCTGTACCTGGCCCGGGGCCGCGTGGTGCACGCCGAGAGCCCCCACGCCCCGGGCCTCGACGTGCTCCTCACGGCCCACGGCACCCTCGCCGCCACCGCCTGGCAGCGGGCGGCGCGGCGGGCCTCCGACGTCCCCGGAACCGTCCGCCTGCTGCTCGACGCCGGCCTGCTGCCCGCGGGCGCGCTGGAACTGTGCCACCTGGACGCGCTGTACGACGCCGGGTTCTTCGCGCTGGCGCCGAGCGGCGTCCCGGGCCGCTTCCACTACGACGGCGTGCCCGACCCCGGCCCGCTGCCCCCGGTCCCGGTCGTCGCGCTGGAACGCGAGACGCTGCGCCGCCGCCTGCTGCTGCACCGGCTGTGGCCCGACCCGGCGACCGACAGCGCCCCGCTGGTCCGGGCCGACCCGGCCGCGCCGGTGCCGGTCCCCCCGCGCCGGCGGGCGGTCCTGGACCGGGTGGACGGGGTCCGCACGGCCCCGGAGATCGCCCGGGACCTGGGCCGGCAGGCGTTCCACACGCTGGTGGACGTACGGCGGCTGGCGGCGGCCGGGCTGCTCGCCCCGGTTCCCGCGGCGTCCGGCCCGCCGCCCCCGGCCGTCCCGGCTCCCCCGCTCACGGTCACCGACCCCGACGTCACGCTGCTGAAGAGGCTCAGGGATGCGCTGGAGGCGCTGTGA
- a CDS encoding diaminopimelate decarboxylase — MERDVEQEARGRAARRDEAVRAAVEQGLLGPDTAVVGLLDVTGIRGSAAALKEAFDAVVAPGTPVLHAFAVKAAPLVPVLGLLHAEGIGAEVASAGELALARAAGVPPARTVLDSPAKTPAELREALALGIAVNADNPQELDRLDALVRAAPTGSPLGLRVNPQVGGGTIGATSTATRTSKFGVALRDEGAREWVVRAFLDRPWLTRLHTHTGSQGVPLSLMARGVARTYALAEEVNARAGRRQIDTLDLGGGLPVNFASEATTPTYAQYARLLAGEVPGLFDGRYGLVTEFGRSLLAKNGTVVARVEYTKSAGGRRIAVTHAGVQVAARTVYAPGAWPLRIAAYDAGGRPKTCPGTVQDVAGPACFSGDLLAEGRTLPLLEQGDYAAALDTGAYYFAHHYAYNSLARPGVHGFTVDGPGSVAFATVREPQTVAQVVAESGGAQASALIAPRAPGGADPSSRRVRRTGQLG; from the coding sequence GTGGAACGGGACGTCGAGCAGGAGGCCCGGGGGCGCGCCGCACGGCGCGACGAGGCGGTGCGGGCGGCGGTGGAGCAGGGGTTGCTGGGGCCGGACACGGCCGTGGTGGGACTCCTCGACGTCACCGGCATCCGCGGGTCGGCGGCGGCCCTGAAGGAGGCGTTCGACGCGGTCGTGGCGCCGGGGACGCCGGTGCTGCACGCCTTCGCGGTGAAGGCGGCCCCGCTGGTGCCGGTGCTGGGGCTGCTGCACGCGGAGGGCATCGGCGCTGAGGTGGCGAGCGCGGGGGAGCTCGCGCTGGCGCGGGCGGCCGGGGTGCCACCGGCCCGCACGGTGCTGGACTCCCCGGCCAAGACCCCGGCCGAGCTGCGCGAGGCGCTGGCGCTGGGGATCGCCGTCAACGCCGACAACCCCCAGGAGCTGGACCGCCTCGACGCCCTCGTACGGGCGGCACCCACCGGCTCGCCGCTGGGCCTCAGGGTCAACCCGCAGGTCGGCGGCGGCACCATCGGGGCGACCTCGACGGCCACGCGGACCTCCAAGTTCGGGGTGGCGCTGCGGGACGAGGGCGCCCGGGAGTGGGTCGTCCGGGCCTTCCTGGACCGGCCGTGGCTGACCCGGCTGCACACGCACACCGGTTCGCAGGGCGTCCCGCTGTCGCTGATGGCGCGGGGCGTGGCGCGGACGTACGCGCTCGCGGAGGAGGTCAACGCGCGCGCCGGGCGGCGGCAGATCGACACGCTCGACCTCGGCGGCGGACTGCCGGTGAACTTCGCGTCGGAGGCGACGACGCCGACGTACGCCCAGTACGCGCGCCTGCTGGCCGGGGAGGTGCCGGGGCTGTTCGACGGGCGGTACGGGCTGGTGACCGAGTTCGGGCGCTCGCTGCTGGCCAAGAACGGCACGGTGGTGGCCCGGGTGGAGTACACCAAGAGCGCCGGCGGGCGGCGGATAGCGGTGACGCACGCGGGCGTGCAGGTCGCCGCCCGGACGGTGTACGCGCCGGGGGCGTGGCCGCTCAGGATCGCCGCGTACGACGCCGGGGGGCGGCCCAAGACGTGCCCCGGGACCGTCCAGGACGTGGCGGGGCCGGCCTGCTTCTCCGGCGACCTGCTCGCCGAGGGGCGCACGCTGCCCCTGCTGGAGCAGGGGGACTACGCGGCGGCGCTGGACACGGGCGCGTACTACTTCGCCCACCACTACGCCTACAACTCCCTGGCGCGGCCCGGCGTCCACGGCTTCACGGTGGACGGGCCCGGGTCCGTGGCCTTCGCGACCGTGCGGGAGCCGCAGACGGTGGCGCAGGTGGTGGCCGAGTCCGGCGGGGCGCAGGCGTCCGCGCTCATCGCCCCGCGGGCCCCGGGAGGCGCTGACCCGTCCTCCCGGCGTGTCCGGCGTACGGGACAACTCGGTTGA
- the hutU gene encoding urocanate hydratase, whose translation MSGPRPVRAPRGTELSALGWQQEAALRMLQNNLDPEVAEHPDKLVVYGGTGKAARDWRSFDAMVRTLRTLKQDETMLVQSGRPVGVMQTHEWAPRVLIANSNLVGDWANWEEFRRLEALGLTMYGQMTAGSWIYIGTQGILQGTYETFAAVAAKKFGGTLAGTITLTAGLGGMGGAQPLAVTMNDGVAICVDCDPRAIDRRIEHRYLDVRADGLDHALRLAVEARDARRPLSIGVLGNAAELVPQLLAMDAPIDIVTDQTSAHDPLAYLPLGVAFEDMADAAAKDPAGFTTRARESMARHVEAMVGFLDAGAEVFDYGNSIRGEARLAGYDRAFAFPGFVPAYIRPLFCEGKGPFRWAALSGDPADIARTDRAILDLFPENESLARWIGMAGERVHFQGLPARICWLGYGERDRAGERFNDMVASGELAAPLAIGRDHLDCGSVASPYRETEAMLDGSDAIADWPLLNAMVNVASGASWVSLHHGGGVGMGRSLHAGQVTVADGTKLGGEKIRRVLTNDPGMGVIRHVDAGYDSAESVARQRGVRVPMREGDEA comes from the coding sequence ATGTCGGGACCCCGCCCCGTACGAGCCCCGCGCGGCACGGAACTGAGCGCCCTGGGATGGCAGCAGGAAGCCGCCCTGCGGATGCTGCAGAACAACCTCGACCCCGAGGTGGCCGAGCACCCCGACAAGCTCGTCGTCTACGGCGGCACCGGCAAGGCCGCCCGTGACTGGCGCTCCTTCGACGCCATGGTCCGCACGCTGCGGACCCTCAAGCAGGACGAGACCATGCTGGTCCAGTCCGGCCGCCCGGTCGGCGTCATGCAGACCCACGAGTGGGCCCCGCGCGTCCTGATCGCCAACTCCAACCTCGTCGGCGACTGGGCCAACTGGGAGGAGTTCCGCCGCCTGGAGGCCCTCGGCCTGACCATGTACGGGCAGATGACCGCCGGCTCCTGGATCTACATCGGCACCCAGGGCATCCTCCAGGGCACCTACGAGACCTTCGCCGCCGTCGCCGCGAAGAAGTTCGGCGGCACCCTGGCCGGCACCATCACGCTCACCGCCGGCCTCGGCGGGATGGGCGGCGCCCAGCCGCTCGCCGTGACCATGAACGACGGCGTGGCGATCTGCGTCGACTGCGACCCGCGCGCCATCGACCGCCGCATCGAGCACCGGTACCTCGACGTCAGGGCGGATGGCCTCGACCACGCGCTGCGCCTGGCCGTCGAGGCCCGCGACGCCCGCCGCCCGCTGTCCATCGGCGTCCTCGGCAACGCCGCCGAGCTGGTCCCGCAGCTGCTCGCGATGGACGCGCCGATCGACATCGTCACCGACCAGACCTCCGCCCACGACCCGCTGGCCTACCTGCCGCTCGGCGTCGCCTTCGAGGACATGGCCGACGCCGCCGCCAAGGACCCGGCCGGCTTCACCACCCGCGCCCGCGAGTCCATGGCGCGCCACGTGGAGGCCATGGTCGGCTTCCTGGACGCCGGCGCGGAGGTCTTCGACTACGGCAACTCCATCCGCGGCGAGGCCCGGCTCGCCGGATACGACCGCGCGTTCGCCTTCCCCGGCTTCGTCCCCGCCTACATCCGGCCCCTGTTCTGCGAGGGCAAGGGCCCGTTCCGCTGGGCCGCCCTGTCCGGGGACCCGGCCGACATCGCCAGGACCGACCGGGCGATCCTCGACCTGTTCCCGGAGAACGAGTCCCTGGCCCGCTGGATCGGGATGGCCGGCGAGCGGGTCCACTTCCAGGGCCTGCCCGCCCGCATCTGCTGGCTCGGCTACGGCGAGCGGGACAGGGCCGGCGAGCGCTTCAACGACATGGTGGCGAGCGGCGAGCTGGCAGCCCCGCTGGCGATCGGCCGCGACCACCTGGACTGCGGATCGGTGGCCTCCCCCTACCGCGAGACCGAGGCCATGCTCGACGGCTCCGACGCGATCGCCGACTGGCCGCTGCTGAACGCCATGGTCAACGTGGCCTCCGGGGCGTCCTGGGTGTCCCTGCACCACGGCGGCGGCGTCGGCATGGGCCGCTCCCTGCACGCCGGCCAGGTGACGGTGGCCGACGGCACGAAGCTGGGCGGCGAGAAGATCCGCCGGGTGCTGACCAACGACCCCGGCATGGGTGTCATCCGGCACGTCGACGCGGGGTACGACTCCGCTGAGTCGGTGGCACGGCAGCGGGGGGTCCGGGTGCCGATGCGCGAGGGTGACGAGGCGTGA
- a CDS encoding allantoate amidohydrolase, producing MWRELLPVGRHRDSGGYRRYAWTGADAECRDWFREQAEARALAYEVDRNGNQWAWLGDPAAGGAVVTGSHLDSVPDGGAFDGPLGVVSSFAALDELRARNTRLARPLAVVNFGDEEGARFGLACVGSRLTAGQLTAEQAHRLTDGDGVTLPRAMEAAGYDPDAIGADPERLARIGAFVELHVEQGRALDLSGDRVGVASAIWPHGRWRFDFRGQANHAGTTRLADRRDPMLPYAETVLAARREARLAGAVATFGKVSVEPNGVNAVPSLVRGWLDSRAAGQEALDAVVGGVERAAREYADAHGVDLDVVRESFTPVVEFDHALRDELGRILGKDTGLTVPVLGTGAGHDAGILSASVPTAMLFVRNPTGVSHSPAESAAEDDCVAGVRALADVLEGLART from the coding sequence ATGTGGCGCGAACTGCTCCCCGTCGGACGGCACCGCGACTCCGGCGGCTACCGCCGCTACGCCTGGACCGGCGCCGACGCCGAGTGCCGGGACTGGTTCCGGGAACAGGCCGAGGCGCGCGCCCTGGCCTACGAGGTGGACCGGAACGGCAACCAGTGGGCCTGGCTGGGTGACCCGGCCGCCGGGGGCGCCGTCGTCACCGGGTCGCACCTGGACTCCGTACCCGACGGCGGCGCCTTCGACGGGCCCCTGGGGGTGGTGTCCTCCTTCGCCGCCCTCGACGAACTGCGCGCCAGGAACACCCGGCTCGCCAGGCCCCTGGCCGTCGTCAACTTCGGCGACGAGGAGGGCGCCCGGTTCGGGCTCGCCTGCGTCGGCTCCCGGCTCACCGCCGGGCAGCTCACCGCCGAGCAGGCGCACCGGCTCACCGACGGGGACGGCGTCACGCTGCCGCGCGCCATGGAGGCCGCCGGGTACGACCCCGACGCCATCGGGGCCGACCCCGAACGGCTCGCCCGCATCGGCGCCTTCGTGGAACTGCACGTCGAGCAGGGCCGCGCGCTGGACCTGTCCGGCGACCGGGTCGGCGTCGCCAGTGCCATCTGGCCGCACGGCCGCTGGCGGTTCGACTTCCGCGGCCAGGCCAACCACGCCGGCACCACCCGGCTGGCCGACCGCCGCGACCCGATGCTGCCGTACGCCGAGACGGTGCTCGCCGCCCGCCGCGAGGCCCGCCTCGCCGGTGCCGTCGCCACCTTCGGCAAGGTCTCCGTCGAGCCGAACGGCGTCAACGCCGTCCCCTCCCTGGTGCGCGGCTGGCTCGACTCCCGCGCCGCCGGCCAGGAGGCCCTGGACGCGGTCGTCGGCGGCGTCGAGAGGGCCGCGCGGGAGTACGCCGACGCCCACGGGGTCGACCTCGACGTCGTCCGGGAGTCCTTCACCCCCGTGGTCGAGTTCGACCACGCCCTGCGCGACGAGCTCGGCCGCATCCTCGGCAAGGACACCGGCCTGACCGTGCCCGTCCTCGGGACCGGCGCCGGACACGACGCCGGGATCCTGTCCGCGAGCGTCCCCACCGCCATGCTGTTCGTGCGCAACCCCACCGGCGTCTCGCACTCCCCGGCCGAGTCCGCGGCCGAGGACGACTGCGTGGCCGGGGTGCGCGCGCTGGCCGACGTACTGGAAGGACTGGCCCGCACGTGA